A stretch of Mastacembelus armatus chromosome 1, fMasArm1.2, whole genome shotgun sequence DNA encodes these proteins:
- the sh3d19 gene encoding SH3 domain-containing protein 19 isoform X3, with translation MAEARRAEEEGSDLLRDARNRSQATDHPERPKPEHLHSSPGPLSSIRAAIKRTRTNCQGDYRRRPEITIVSAEPLANNSWFSGASVVFHPPQSSWSAGIQPVSQLPPSYDQVIQEKTQEEDIVKPIAAPRQTTCTTTSATQTDSVRKDSTTAVPQCIAAPRSAETRSAAKKPQKPPRPSPPKPVDREQVAAIVGPTDRKIGTNTTLSINPVSQSYSKSDSPKQADSNHTCTRSVTVHWYIPTKQLSDSVAPAETVPTSDSEPSQRPIPLPRTKSRKQEKQDVQDQTLVRLSENCDNIHTDPQEVKSNKYLKELLDAFSVENECADNCLITNQSHETPQGGDAFGEMNISESQRNIRAKIQAFESQSCNGEENGAEPAKPDFQPRRPSIKPPVAAKPSVAFKPQFNHNVDDSQNISTINGAQNSTPAPRPQPTQRSVGLPIKEELESLHIKAAMQNRSRAPVLTRANSVYEADTSLVPPIPPARPYMEPLRPSLNINNHNSASIFSRNENVTAASNHLPVNLQHSVDSNGGSFNRPNITRRPTTIRVPSKTVSLSDEIQDSPPPLPAQKPIGSFNNSVNYIQSPPQVLPVKEPFQFGSQPSLPPRRPSTTKPLPPHAPQYMPGPGRPPIPSLQAAGRSVSEPFPKPHPQTPHTQEPVLPPRPKPGQRLYNKYILERPHGIAAYDYNGSNTGELSFEKNEVLLLLGEIDRDTFECQVGEARGRVNRSHMKIITPLDPPQDDGLTGQRVQAIHDFVPGGPGELGLRLGDTVTMVEQVDSEWYRGTCRGSTGFFPINHVKVLSNSPKMLPERKPQPAPAAISGPRCVARFNFEGQSSDELSFSEGSVIELKEHMGQDWAWGQIGASAGIFPLNYVDIIEDIPPPPSQQQKQPTRIALPGMVASPAAKSAQASQSSVNWVVAQYNYVGKSDDELSFRKGDCILITQHIDGDWSCGRLNGKEGMFPRAFVENTTAGLQSSNTQQYEAVSSGRARALYNFTSNCDEELSLQAGDIITNLESIDEEWYLGDSRGKRALVPKNYVQVLG, from the exons ATGGCTGAAGCCCGgagggcagaggaggaaggcagTGATCTCTTGAGGGACGCGCGGAACAGAAGCCAGGCAACAG ATCATCCTGAAAGACCCAAGCCAGAACATTTGCATTCCAG CCCAGGACCTCTGTCTTCTATACGAGCTGCTATCAAACGAA CAAGAACAAACTGTCAGGGTGACTACAGAAG GCGACCAGAGATCACCATTGTCTCAGCAGAACCTCTGGCCAACAATAGCTGGTTCTCAGGGGCATCGGTCGTTTTCCATCCTCCTCAGTCCAGCTGGTCTGCAGGCATCCAACCTGTCTCCCAG CTCCCACCATCCTATGACCAGGTGATTCAAGAGAAAACCCAGGAAGAGGATATTGTCAAGCCCATTGCAGCCCCTCGCCAGACCACCTGCACCACCACAAgtgccacacagacagactcTGTGAGGAAAGACTCCACCACTGCTGTCCCACAGTGCATTGCCGCTCCTCGGTCAGCTGAGACAAGATCTGCTG CTAAAAAGCCGCAGAAACCACCACGGCCATCACCACCGAAACCAGTGGACAGAGAACAGGTCGCTGCCATTGTTGGACCCACTGACAGGAAGATTGGAACAAATACTACATTATCCATAAATCCTGTGAGCCAAAGTTACTCTAAGTCAGACAGTCCAAAGCAAGCAGATTCCAATCACACGTGCACCAGATCTGTTACTGTACACTGGTATATTCCTACAAAACAGCTCTCTGATTCTGTTGCTCCAGCTGAAACTGTTCCCACTTCTGACTCAGAACCCAGTCAACGCCCTATTCCACTTCCTCGTACGAAATCCCGAAAGCAGGAAAAGCAGGACGTCCAAGATCAGACTTTGGTTAGGCTCAGTGAAAATTGTGACAATATTCATACTGATCCACAGGAGGTCAAGTCCAATAAGTATTTAAAGGAGTTGTTGGACGCCTTTAGTGTAGAAAACGAGTGTGCGGATAACTGTCTCATCACTAACCAATCACACGAGACCCCTCAAGGTGGAGATGCTTTTGGCGAGATGAACATCAGTGAGAGTCAACGTAATATCCGGGCGAAGATCCAAGCCTTTGAGAGCCAGTCATGCAACGGGGAAGAAAATGGAGCTGAACCAGCTAAACCAGACTTTCAACCCAGGAGGCCGAGCATCAAACCTCCTGTGGCTGCTAAACCTTCTGTAGCATTTAAACCTCAGTTTAACCACAATGTAGATGACAGTCAGAATATATCAACCATAAATGGAGCCCAAAACTCTACACCAGCCCCCAGACCTCAGCCCACTCAGAGGTCTGTGGGGCTGCCTATAAAAGAGGAGCTAGAGAGTTTACACATCAAAGCAGCCATGCAAAACAGATCCAGGGCTCCTGTACTGACCAGAGCCAACAGTGTGTATGAAGCGGACACCTCACTGGTTCCTCCTATACCTCCAGCGAGGCCTTATATGGAACCACTGAGACCCAGTCTTAATATAAACAACCACAACTCAGCCTCCATATTCAGCAGGAATGAAAATGTGACCGCAGCATCAA ATCACTTGCCAGTCAATCTACAACACAGTGTGGACAGTAATGGAGGCTCTTTCAACAGACCAAATATTACAAGGAGACCAACTACCATCAGGGTCCCCAGCAAAACTGTTTCAC TCTCTGATGAAATTCAGGACagtcctccacccctccctGCTCAGAAGCCTATAGGTTCCTTCAACAACTCAGTGAACTACATACAGAGCCCACCGCAAGTCCTTCCTGTCAAA GAGCCTTTCCAGTTTGGCTCACAGCCGTCACTACCACCTCG GAGGCCCAGTACTACCAAACCCCTCCCACCTCATGCACCTCAATACATGCCAGGCCCAGGAAGACCTCCTATACCCAGTCTTCAGGCTGCAGGTCGATCAGTATCTGAGCCTTTTCCTAAGCCCCATCCACAGACGCCCCACACTCAAGAACCTGTGTTGCCTCCAAGACCCAAACCAGGCCAACGTCTCTACAACAAATACATT CTTGAACGTCCCCATGGAATTGCAGCCTATGACTACAATGGGAGCAATACAGGAGAGCTGTCATTTGAG AAAAATGAAGTGCTTCTGCTGCTAGGGGAGATTGATCGCGATACGTTTGAGTGTCAGGTTGGAGAAGCCAGAGGTAGAGTCAACAGGTCTCACATGAAGATCATAACTCCTCTGGACCCACCGCAG GATGATGGTCTAACTGGGCAAAGAGTGCAGGCCATACATGACTTCGTCCCAG GGGGTCCAGGAGAGTTGGGTCTGAGATTAGGAGACACTGTGACCATGGTGGAGCAGGTGGACAGTGAATGGTACAGAGGCACTTGTAGAGGATCCACTGGTTTTTTTCCCATAAATCATGTTAAAGTCCTG TCAAATTCACCAAAAATGCTCCCTGAAAGGAAACCACAACCAGCACCTGCAGCAATCAG TGGTCCGCGGTGTGTGGCAAGATTTAACTTTGAGGGGCAGAGCAGTGATGAGCTGTCGTTCTCTGAGGGGAGTGTGATTGAGCTGAAGGAGCACATGGGACAGGATTGGGCTTGGGGACAGATCGGCGCCTCAGCTGGAATATTCCCTCTTAACTATGTGGACATCATTGAGGATATACCTCCACCTCCAAgtcagcagcagaagcagcccACCAGGATCGCTCTGCCTG GCATGGTTGCTTCGCCGGCTGCCAAATCTGCTCAG GCATCTCAGTCGTCTGTTAACTGGGTGGTGGCTCAATACAACTATGTCGGGAAGTCAGACGATGAACTGTCTTTCCGAAAAGGCGACTGCATCCTTATCACCCAGCACATTGATGGTGACTGGAGCTGTGGCAGGCTCAATGGAAAAGAAGGCATGTTCCCCAGGGCTTTTGTTGAGAACACCACAG CAGGCCTGCAGTCATCTAATACCCAGCAGTATGAAGCTGTTAGCAGTGGCAGAGCAAGGGCTCTGTATAACTTCACATCAAATTGCGATGAAGAGCTCTCTCTACAg GCTGGGGACATTATAACCAATTTGGAGTCCATTGATGAGGAGTGGTACCTGGGTGATTCACGGGGCAAACGTGCCCTAGTTCCTAAAAACTACGTGCAAGTACTGGGCTAG